The Sphingobium sp. JS3065 genomic sequence GCAGTCGCACCTCGAACGATTGTTCACCGCAATAATCGACGCAGGCCGCGCTGGTCTCCTGATAGCGCGCTTGTCCATCGAGATCTGCCGGGGGCACGAACGGTGGCACATTCTGCCAGCCGGGGAGGTCAAACGCCTCCGCATAGCGCTTCATCAGCCTTTCGGGCGACTGCGCCACAGATATCAGCACCCGCCGATTGCCCTCGAGCAGATGCAGCGCGGTCCAAAGCACATAGAGCTGATTGTAGTGCGGCAAGCTGTTTCGGATGATCGCGGCGGGAAGCGGCATTGCCGGGATGCGCAGCGGCAGGTAGACCGGTGCGTCACGCCCGCGAACATACAGTGTCTGCCCGTTCATGATGTCAAGCACGGCTTCCGGCGCGCGCCGGGAATCGACCCGCAGCCCGCCGATCAGCTGCCGGCTGCTGCGATAGCTGAGCCCAACAGGCGTCGCATCCATCCGACCTTCAATCCACTGGGCAACGGGGAGCGCGGCGCCGCCAGCGACCGCAGTCAACGCGATCCGCGCCATGTCGGGCTTGATTGCCAGGAGCCGTGATACCATCGCCTCGAGCCGCATCGCGCGGCTACTGTGTGAGGCAAGCGCTTCCTGCGCCCCGGCGTCGTTCTCGCTAACCACCTGATGCGCCTCGTCGATGATGAGAAGGCGCAGCCGTTGGACGAGTAAGTGGCCGATATAGCGCATTAGCGCCTCGGCCTTCTCGACGGTCGCGATCAGCACCACAGGGCGATCGGCGGTCAGCCAATAGTCGGTGATGCCCCAGTCAGCCCCACCGTAGAGGCCCGTCACGATCAGGTCGCTGCCAAGTTCGGCCGTCAGCTTTGCTTCCACCTCGCTCGCCAAGGCCCGCGATGGCACGAGATACAGCGCCAGCGGCGCCTGCCCTGGTGGCGCATCGACGAGGAGCAGCTCCTTCACGATCGCGAGATTGGCGACAAGCGTCTTTCCCGATCCGGTCGGCGTACAGAGGGCAAAGCTGTCGCTCGCGATCAGACGCTCGAGACCCTGGACCTGCGACGTCCACAAGACGCCCCGACCACGGGCGAATTGCTCGCGGGCGAACCGCCACATACGAAGCTGCTGCTCTGGCGCGCGTGCGGCCAGCCGCGCGACGCGGCCATGAAGGCTGTTGGCCGCAAAGCGCCTCGCGGTCGCCTCGACAAGGTTGATCAGGATCCATAGCTCATCGCTGGACAGGCGGGTCGCCAGCGCGCTGAGCCCAGACAATTTGTCGATCGCCTGTTCGAGCCTGCCATCATTGCCCCGACGCAGGCTGTCGCCGATGAGGCCAACGGCCCTCACCAGCTCGACCACCACATACCAGCCGATCTTGCTGTCCGCGCGTGGCACCACGCCCACATCCGGTTCGCCTGCCACGAAAGCGGCTTGAGCATCGTCCTCGGCAGGATCGTCCGTCTCGGTATCCGCGTCGTCTTCGACGGCCAATAATGGCCCCGAGCCGTCGCGGCCGGTCAGCGCTGCGTGGTCGCTCCAAAAAGCTGCGGTGCGCGCGAGCAGCCGCTCGAAGTCCGCGCCGAGGAAGGCGGCGAAGATCTCGGCGACGCCGCCGCCGTAGCGACCCTGGCGCAGCAGACTCGTCGCCATCGCCGGCAATCCTGCCATCTGGTACGCACCCGCCGCGAGCAAGCCAACGGGCACGTCGCGCGTCACGGGATCGGAGGATCGTGCGAGCCACTCGAGCAGCTCTGCCGCGCGTCGATAGCAGCCGAGCGATTCCGGCGAGCCTTCGCCGTCGATCTCGCGGAAGATTCCTGCCGCATGCAGAAGCCGCCGCGCGTCATCGAACTGCTCATGCGATTCTCGCGGCCCCCACGCGATCGGCGGCACCTGCCACGAGGTTTGCAAACTTCGAACGAACAAACGAGCCTGCGCGGGCGTCAACTCATTCTCGGCGGCGCGATTGAAGCGTATGTTCATCGCCAACGCGCGGCGCTGCTCATCGAGCCGCGCCATCACGGGTTGACCCAGAGCGAGCGATAGAGCCGCTCGATGAGATCGACGCCACCCTCGACAACGAGTTCGACGACTTGGAGCGACCGCCCTGCGGTATATTCCACTGGTGGCGCGGCACCCGGCAAGTAGGTCTCGCCAGGGTTCCGTCGGGCGGCTTTGTTCCCGGCCACGAAGATCAAATCGGTTCGCGGAAGCGGGGCGCCGCCGATCAAAAGAGCGCGATCGAGCGACACGATCGCCTCAGCATACTGCTCGCGTGCCTTCTCGCACAGCAGTCGGTGCATCTGCTCCAGGCCCTGCGGCGCAGTCAGACCGCGGTTGAGCTCGTTCCAGACGCCATCATTAGAGCGGACCCGCGCTTCCGGTGGGCCGGTCCAGCCGCCGAGCATCATCTCGTCCATCACGCTTGGCGTGAGCGAAGCGCGCCACTTGGCCTCACCGGCAATGAAACGCACCACTTGGCCGGTGGCTGGATCGATCCCGAGCGCGATAAAATCGTTGCCATGGCGGCCGGAGATTTCCCGAACGCGCGCCGGATCCCGCGCCAGATCGAAGATATAGGCCTCGACCTCGGCATGGTAGCGGAACAGGAAGATCGGAATCGACCATTGGTGGCCGCCGACGAACTGGTAAGCCTGAGTCATCAGCCCGGCCATCACTTCGCCGAATAGACCCTTTTTGGCAGTCGCCGGAAGACAATTGGGATATTGCGCATTGCCGCCCGGTCCGTCGGCATCGGGATGCAAGTCGATCCGGGCGGCGCGGTGAAACACATCACGCGCGTCGAGGTGCGCGGACTCGAAATAGGGTCGCAGCTCGGCGACCATTCCATCATCCATCGGCTCCGCCTGCTCGAACAGCAGATGTCCGTAATTGCCGTTCACCCGTGCAACGCCGCGAAGCCAGCGGTTGAGGAGGGGCATTGGTGGGGGACAATTGTGGAGCATCGTATCGACCCTCACCAGATCGCGGTTTGAGGGATGGTCAACGTCTTCCCATCGACTAGGAGGATCCAACCTGCGCCATCGGCCGCGAGTACCTCGAACACACCATAATGCGCCTGGCGATGATGATTGGGGCACAGCACCATGACATTGCTTGCTTCGAGCACACCAGCCTGCAGCGTGCTCACCAGGATCACATGATGCGCTTCAGCATAAGGTTCACCGCTGCTTTTGACGAACGCGACCGCGTCGCGCCCCAGCGCTTCGCAGACCTGGCAGCGGTGCTTGCGCGCGGCTTTCACCATATCGCCGATCAGCCCGCGCTCGATCCGACGGCTGACCACGACGCGCCGTTTCGGAGGAAGGCTTGCGGCCATCGCTTGCAACGCCTTCAGCCCTGCATGGGAGCGCGAGCCTCGGATCGCCGCCAGGTCGAGCGGTGTGAACTCAGCATGTTGCGCCAGATGGGCGAAGCCGGCTGCCGGAAATGGCGTCGAGGCCCATTGCAGGCCTTTGCGCAGCAGGTCGAAGGATTCGTCGGCGGGTAGGTCTTTCGCGATGACAGGCTCATCGAATGTGGCGAGCCGCTCGAGGCGCACGCGATATTCTGGCTTTGCGCCAAGCACTGGATCGATAAAGAATTTGGGATCCGGCTCAGGCTGCTGCCTGGTCGCCTCCACGACTTCGACCAGCGCTACGATCGCAGCCGGAGTTCCCCGATGAGCCGTTCGGCGGATCACGCCAAGATCGCCGAGCTGGATCAAATCGCGATCATGCGGAGTCACATAATAGAGCAACGACCTCTCGCCCGATGATGTCCACGCATCGGCATCCCACCGCGTGGGATTGGCCTGGAAAATCCAGTATCCCGTCGGTGGGACCGATCGGCCTGCAGCAGATTTCGGTTGTGCCAACGGCGCGAAGGTCTCGGGAACCGCCATGACGGGCTGATTTCCCGCCTGCCAAATGCGAAACGAGCGATATTTGCCGGCGGCATGACGCAGCGTCGACATCGTTCGGTAGTAATCGCCTTTCGACACAATGCCCGGTGGGAGCGGCTTTTTCGCCGCGCCGTCCTTGGAGGAATATTGGAGCGCAGCGATCACCGTCGCCATCCCATCGGCATCGAAGGCGATATCGAGGTCGCCGAATGCTATTTCCAAGCGGTGGATGCGCGAGATCTGGTTGCCAGTAGTTTTATTGACGATCGTCAGGGTCGCTAGCCAGGCTCTATAGGCGTCTTCTTGCATATCCCCCGCCAAAATCTGATTGCTATGGGCAACCCTGCGCCAAACGATCACCATAGTGTCTTCAGTTAATCTTGTCGCGATTGCCTTGCCGACGTTGTGTTTTTTGTTTCCGATTCTGGCTCTGCGTCGGCGTGACAACCGAGCGGCAGTGCGCAGGCCATTCTTAGTCTGCGCCTCGAGCAGAGGTTATGCTTGAAAGGGCGCAGAGCCCCACTGATGCCATAGGCGCACTACCATTAAACGATAAATAGAACGAGCGGCCGCTTTTCAGGTGCAGCTTCCCGTTAGCCGCCTTTCCGGACTGTCCAAAATGTTCGTCATAGCGCCGCCGAGATGTGTTGGCGGTCGACGTAAACAGAACAAATGGACTCACCAACACTTCGTCGCGAATTTCGCCCGCTTCCGAAAAGGGGCGGAGAGAAGAGGCTGCGCCCTGTTCGTGGACTGATGGAGCATCGATGCCCGTCGGCCATATAAGGAGCCCGACATGACCAGACAGAGATTTCGCGGTGATGCCCAATCGCCTGCAACCCGCATTACGCAGGAAATCGTTGCGCGCCTCGAGGCAGGCACGAAGCCTTGGATCAAGCCATGGCGCGGCGTCCCTGTTTCACGCCCCTTGCGTGCTTGCGGAACACCCTATCGCGGCATGAACGTGTTCTGGTTGTGGATGGTCGCCGACATGTGCGGCTACGCGTCTTCTTACTGGATGACCTACAACCAGGCGCAGAAGCTCGGTGCGCAGGTCCGCAAGGGCGAGAAGTCGACCATCGCCATCTTCTACAAGAGCTATACCAAGGAGGTCGAAGCCCCCGATACGGGAGAAACCAGCGAGGAAGCCCGCCGCGTCCTGAAGGCCTATCCGGTCTTCAACGCTGACCAGGTCGAGAATCTTCCGGAGCGCTTCCACCCTGCCGCAACGCTTGACCTGGTAGAGCCCGAAGGCCGCGAGCTGGAACTCGACGCTTTCTTTGGAGCGCTCCCGGCAGTGCTCCGTCATCAGGGGGATGAGGCTTACTACGAGCCGACTGCCGACCGCATCACCATGCCGCCTGCGCACCTGTTTTCCGGCTTCGATCATTACTATGCGACTCTTGCGCACGAGCTTTCGCACTGGACCGGCCATGCCAGCCGTTTGGACCGCGATCTCAAGAACCGTTTCGGCACCGCTGCCTATGCGGCCGAGGAACTGATCGCCGAGCTTTCAAGCGCGATGCTGGGTGCTGAACTTGGTCTTCCGGTTGCACATCTCGACAGCCACGCCAGCTATATTGGCCATTGGCTCAAGCTGCTGAAGGAAGACGACCGCGCCATCCTTACGGCTGCCGCCAAGGCCGAGGAGGCCTCCAGCTTGCTGCTCAAGCTAGGCGGCCGTGGCATCGCCGTCATCGACGAGGCCAGCGTCGCCGCGCTGGCTGCTTGAGGGAGGGCGCTATGGGCCGCTCGGTCAGCTACCCTTCGGGCAGCATAGTCGCATTCACCGTGCTTGAGGTCGAGGATTCCGATGACTGGGAATTCGAGTATGAGTGGTTGCTGGACGATCTCAGGGAACGCGCTGCCGGTGCCTTTCCGTCGCTGGTGGCGCACGATGGATGGCGCGGACGAGAGGATCGCATCCTCATGCGCAACGCCTATGCCGATTTCGGTGTCTCGATCTACGGAAGCCTTGTTGCCGTCTGGACCGCCGAACGGGACGATGGATCCTATTGGGATGCCGAATGGCGCACCGTCCGTTCGCCCCGGACGCAGCGCTGGCTCCAGCAGATTGCACCCCGCTTCGATGCGCTATTCGGCGCCTATGACTGCCTCGGGCACATGTCGAATGGTGAAGGCGTCTACCGCAAACGGGCTGCCTGATCTGCCCAGAGACGGTCAGCACGACATGATCAGCAGTCGTTCCTGACGCGAGTGATCCGAATGGTGCCGCTCATGGCCTGCTCCATGCGAGAGAGGCCCTGGGCCAGCCGGCGGTCCCCGCAACCCGGCTTTGGCAGGCCCGTGTTGGCTTGGCTTTGGGCCAAGCCTGCCCGCGCCGGCCTGCCAAAGCGGGTTCCCCTGCGGTGCGGGGCTCCACCTGAATGCTGGCCCTGACGGGCTCTCGCTGGCGCAGCCATGGATGGAGGCGTCGGCGTCACACCAGTCAGGAGGACATCCCATGCACACGTCATTTTTCGACCAACTCGCAGGTCTCGATCTTGCCGGTTTTTCGATCGGTCCAGCCCCCGTCACCAGCACAGATTTTCCAGTCCGCGAAGCCGTCGTTCAGACGCTCGAAGGCGTCTGGTCCGATCTGTTCGCGCTGTTCTCTGGCACCGCGCTCGAAGTCGATGCCGAGGATCTCGGTTGGGCCTTCGTCAATTTGTTCCACCGTTCCGCGCAGCGCAAGTCGACGTCCCTTGATCGTGCCACCGACGAGGTCCGTGCACTCGTCGCCACCGCAGACGGATCGGAAATCCACACGCATGAACTCGAAACCCAGGTCGAACGCGCCCAGTGCGCTGAGAGCGCCATGCTGGCACTTGAAGAGATGCGCGAGGTCGCCGCGGCCCTCTACCTCAACGAATTCGGTTCGTCCTGGAAGCCCGTTTCCAGCTCGCGGTTCAACCATGGTGCCATGCTCACTTCCGCGCTGGTCGAAGGGCGTGATTTCATGCGCGCCCGGGCCGAGGCCAAGCGCCGTGCGGCCATGCCCGAGGGCATGCCGGTCGTCTTCGCTGGTGGCCGTATCCGCCACGCGACCGAGGACGAGGCACTGACCTTTGCCAACAACGTCTGGGCAACCCTCGACAAGGTTCGCGAGCGCGTCGCGGACATGGTGCTGGTCCATGGCGGCGACACCAAGGGCGTCGATCGCCTGGCATCGTCGTGGGCTGAGCGCCGACAGGTCCCTCAGGTCACGTTCTCGCTCGATATGCGGCTAGGTGCCCGTGCGGGCTTCAAGCGCAACGAGCGCATGCTTTCGCTCGACCCGCGTTACGTCATCGCATTCCCGGGCAATGGTGTCCTTGAACGACTGGTAATCGAGGCCAAGACGCGCCGGATCACTGTCGTCGACCGCCGCGGGCCGCTGGGCACCAGCCCCAAGGCTGTTCCCCCAAGCAGCGAATGAGGCCGCAAGCCCATCCGCGCCAGCGCCTCATCGGCGCTGGCGTTGCTGCTGAAGAGGGGAGGCAAGCGCCTTTGTCAGCGGGTCATGCGGATTGATCGCATGGCTGCACAGCACAGGAGGATTATCCATGACCGACTTCAAAGTAGCCTTGGCTGAATTTTCAGCGCGCCAGGCCGAGCGCGAAGCGAAGGCTCAGATCGAGTTACAGCACCTCAAGCTGGCGGTCATTCCAGCCTTACGACAGGCCGGGATCGCGAAAGTCGAGATCCGGTTCGACGGGTCCGGAGACAGCGGCGCGGTCGAGGAGATCGTCTGCCTTGATGCCGCCGATAGCGCGCTGGCTTGTCCCGAAACGGTGCTCGATCCGATCCCGAATGACCGACCGGATGAAGCGGATCTCGCCGATCCCGTGCTGCTGCCAGCGGCTCTGGAATCGCTCGCCTATCTTGCCCTCGAACGCCATCATCCAGGATGGGAAAACAACGATGGTGCGGGCGGACATCTCGAAATCGATGTCGAGGAAGCGAGCTTCGTGCTCGAATGCAACGTGCGCTTCACCGACTACAACCAGCACTGCACTGAGTTGTGAGGGAGGGCGTCATGGCACATTGCTACTATCACGCCCTGTCTTCAGTGCGGAAATGGGGCGGCACGCCCGACGACTATCTACCGCTGCACCAGTGGTTCGACCAGTCGAAGGCCATTCTCGCGGACCCCCGGCACCGCGCGCTGCGGCACCATGCCGAGGGCATCTTCATGCTCGAAGTCCTGTTCGGGGCGACGATCGTCAATGCTGACGGCCGGACTGTTCCGGTCCGCCTCATCGGCGAGCAGCACGTTCGTGACGATCTTGGCTTTATCCCCTCCTTTGCCGATTGGGCGCGCCTCATTGCACCGCAGGCCTGGATGCTCAGGGGGCACCATTTCAACGATCCCTTGGCAGCGCCAGGGGACCAGTCTGAACTCGGCAGTGAGCCGCCCGTCGCTGGGTCACATCCTGCTGCGGGAAAGTCGCTCAGGGTCGAAATCTGACCGTCGGTCCGGGGCGGTAAGGGACAGCGAAGCAGGGCTGAAGCCACAGACTTGAGCATGGTGTCTGCCCATTCATCCAGGCGCCATACCGGCTCTTCGCGAACCTTCCTTGAATCAACCCCCTGTCGTTCGCAACCCGGATCAGGTCCGGCCGTGTTGCCGGGCTTTGCCCGGCTGCCCGCACCACCCGAACCGGATCCGGGTTCCCCTTCGGTGCGATCGCCCGGTGGCCGCTTCTTCTGTCAGTTCGCAGCCGGGATGGACCCGGAATGCTCGATCAGGAGAAAACCCATGACCAATCTCGTTATCCTCGTCGGCCGTATCGCCCGCGATCCCGAAACCCGCACCACCACTGGCGGCACCACCATCACCTCGATCTCGGTCGTGACCGACCGGCCCGCCCGCAAGGATGGCAAGACCTACAAGGACGAGAACGGCTACACCGCCAAGGACAGCGAATTCCACCGCGTCACCTGCTTCAACGGTCTCGGCCAGAATGTCGCCAAGTATTGCGACAAGGGGCAGATGGTGACCGTCGAGGGGCGCATCCACTACACCCAGTGGGAGGACAAGGACGGAGCCAAGCGCTACGGCTGCGAGATCATCGCCGACAAGGTCGACTTCCTCTCGAAGCCGCGCTCGGGCAACAACGAAGATGCGCCGCCGATCGACGAAGACTGAACCCGGCGCTCCCCCGCAATATGGCCCCGATGGCGCGAGCCACCGGGGCCATTTTTGTGTTGGCTGGCGAAAGCGGCGGCACGCGGCATCGAGCCCCGTGCCGCCGCCTGGTATCACTTGCCCGCTGATACTCGTTCAAGCGCAGCATCGATCCCGATCGCCATCGTCGCCCGCACGAGCTGGCGTAACTTGCCCGGATCGAGCGTTTCCGCGCTGCATTCAATCAGCAGCTTGCCGAGTTCGCCTGCGGCATCCTCGCGCAGCTTGATTTCACGCTGGGCAAGTTCCTCGCGCTGTTCGCGCAGTCGTTTGAGTGCATCGAGCGCACTCGGTTTGGACCTGGCCATAGGGGTTCCTTTTCGTGGCCGTTGGTCCCCTCCGAGGTGACATTTGCCAGCCCGAAGCCCTGTAGGAAAACGGTTTGTGGGGCAGGTCCTGGTGGCACCCGCAAGCGTTGGGAGAGGTCTCTCTCGCAGAAGTCCAATGGTGATGCGGGCTTTGGGGCCGCGTCAAGGACGACGGGGCCCCACCATTTTTACCGGGCAAGCCCGGAAAAAATCGTTGCCCCCATCGCCGCTTCGCGGCCGCGTGTGCCACGCGGTCCCTGACCCGGCCCGTCGCCCACATCCTCACACTTCCCGATGCGAAGCATCAACCATCAGGAGGTTTGACATGAACGCTAACGCTGCCCTTTCGTATTCCGGTTTCCGCGCTGACCAGTCGGCCTATGTTGCCGCACTGGATCAGGCCCATGCCCGGGCCTTTCACAGCTACTTCACACAGTACATCCTGACCGATGAAGAGGCGGGTTATGTCGCTATCGACGAGGGAGATTACGGGGCATTGCCGCAGGGCATGATGGACCGGGTGATCGACACGGTTCCGGGCAAACTCAACGATGAATTCTGACGCTACCGGGAGGAGGAAGTCCACGCATGGGCTTCCTCCTTTCTTTTTGCTCGGCTCCAAAGGCAGTCTCGTAACCGGCGTTCGGGTGAACACGTGACTGCAGCATCAAATGTCCGCGTCGGCAGCATCGAACGCTTCGAGGCGCTCGGGCATATCGAGCAGCTTCATGGCCGCCGCCGAAATGGCTTCGGCTTTCGTTGGGTAGGACTCGGCTGAACTGATCCCGACACCGTTCGCGTAGGTGATGGTTGCCTGGAAGCCATTGCCCTTGGGCGTTGCGGACAGTGTTACGCTGGACATTCGCTGCACCCCCATTCGGGCTTAAATGCTGGACTGTCATACCATCGGATTGGGGCGCGGGCCAGCGCGGCAACCGCCGTGAATTCGCGGCCGAATGCGGCCAGGCCATCCCGCCGGAACGGCACATCTTGCCCTCCATCCATTATCTGGAACCGCACCTGGATCAGCTATTGGGAAGGGGGGAATTCAAGCACACCGTACGCGACATGTCGCCGGTCATTTAGTCCCTGATACCAATGAACTATACCTAGAAAATAGGTTCGGTCACTTCTCAATCACATTGATATAATGGAATTTATGCAATTTGAAGTGATTGGCGGGGAGGCGGAAAGGGGCGGAATTGCTGAGTCCATTCGTTCTTGACATGTTCTTCATTGTGATTTAACCGGGAAAGCACTTTCGCAGTGCGACCAGGCTCCTCGTTTGAAGGAGTCGGTCAATGTCACGACCAATATCTCTGCAAGTCTATGTTACTTCCGAACTCGCTGCGCGGGTTCGGATTGCTGCTGCCGCCGATGGTCTGGCGGTCAGCGAATGGCTGCGTTCGGTCATCTTTCGAGCCTGCGAAGACGAAATCTCCGTAACGAGCGATCGCGGTCTCCTGCGCCGGCTCTATCGCCAGTCCCTGTTCTCCATGGTGGGGGTCGATGCCCTCCTAGCCGGGCACAAGGATCACGCCTTGCGCGAGCGGGTCCACCAGGCCTTTGCCATCAAATGCAAGCAGGCCGGCCTCACCGCCAGCCCCGACGAGGGAGGCTCCCATGAAGCGTAACCTCGTCAACTTCACGCGCGGCAGCCAGCTCCTCGGCCACTTCGGTTTCATGTTCGCCGCCGGCCTCAAGGGGCCCCTGCTCATTGCCCTTGCCGTCATCTCCTCGATGTCTTGGTGGATGCTTTCGGGCGGGCTCACCGACCACGAAACCTACCTCGTGTGGATGCGGCTATATGCCTCTGCCTACGGCTTCATGGAGTTCGATCCCGCCAAGCAGGTGGCGCTCGAAACAGGCTTTGGCGGGACCGTCCAGTTCCCCATCGCGATGGTCGAAACTTTCCCGCCGGTGGTACGTGCATGGGGCCACATGGTGGACATTCTCCAAGGCGTCTTGTGGCGCTCGGCGCTCGCCCTCCTGCCAGCCTTCGCCCTGTTCTACTGGTTCGCTGCGCGCTTTGGCCGCAAGTCCAAAGAGCGCAAGCACGAGCGCGGCGCCATGCTGGCGACCTTGCCCGAACTGGTCGAGGAAATCCGTGTCCACAACCTCGCCGAACGGGCGAAGGATCTGACCCAGGCGATGGGATGGCGTTGGCGGCTCTGTATGCCGAGCGAACT encodes the following:
- a CDS encoding DEAD/DEAH box helicase encodes the protein MARLDEQRRALAMNIRFNRAAENELTPAQARLFVRSLQTSWQVPPIAWGPRESHEQFDDARRLLHAAGIFREIDGEGSPESLGCYRRAAELLEWLARSSDPVTRDVPVGLLAAGAYQMAGLPAMATSLLRQGRYGGGVAEIFAAFLGADFERLLARTAAFWSDHAALTGRDGSGPLLAVEDDADTETDDPAEDDAQAAFVAGEPDVGVVPRADSKIGWYVVVELVRAVGLIGDSLRRGNDGRLEQAIDKLSGLSALATRLSSDELWILINLVEATARRFAANSLHGRVARLAARAPEQQLRMWRFAREQFARGRGVLWTSQVQGLERLIASDSFALCTPTGSGKTLVANLAIVKELLLVDAPPGQAPLALYLVPSRALASEVEAKLTAELGSDLIVTGLYGGADWGITDYWLTADRPVVLIATVEKAEALMRYIGHLLVQRLRLLIIDEAHQVVSENDAGAQEALASHSSRAMRLEAMVSRLLAIKPDMARIALTAVAGGAALPVAQWIEGRMDATPVGLSYRSSRQLIGGLRVDSRRAPEAVLDIMNGQTLYVRGRDAPVYLPLRIPAMPLPAAIIRNSLPHYNQLYVLWTALHLLEGNRRVLISVAQSPERLMKRYAEAFDLPGWQNVPPFVPPADLDGQARYQETSAACVDYCGEQSFEVRLLDHGIATSHGQMPQRLRRLMTDLIDRRICPVTLATATLTEGVNLPFDIIFLTSLERRSFDTQAQQPIVVPMSTAEFRNLAGRAGRPGAAESIEGITLVAVPEAPSTTAPGQRNEQLNQIQRAARDYNNLLGRLQAEDAGGVVHSPLVVLLRSIWQKAAAQLGLQTLEQFLAWLEATLPEAAGANLGVGSRTMADQLGDSLDELDGFLLAASEELTRIDLVGLDGARTEAFLRTLWQRTFARVAAAEEAWLEASFIKRGRAFVERLYPDPQQRRRLYQYGFTPYIGRRFELVAPQLIAELRAAGEYGTWTAEQRFALLVRLGERVRAEPGIGFRVRDTVGDQLVLANWRGVVGWWMQLPDAVAPDAERLRAWQRFVTENVEFKLGVAVGAAVAQAWGQNAGALETPTLETWCATSGLPWVGFWFRELLRWGTLDPFIAFALAQGLARTREEAAARRPEFEAWLAQEGFDRAPETLIDPQRFLAWQRSLAADRDAADVVRASVAQLTQVDGRRGSYDVRPVVRDDGIDWIDAAGYSVARSPYSAALLTGRPDRHDFRVTAWPAVEVTRIY
- a CDS encoding aminotransferase, with amino-acid sequence MNGNYGHLLFEQAEPMDDGMVAELRPYFESAHLDARDVFHRAARIDLHPDADGPGGNAQYPNCLPATAKKGLFGEVMAGLMTQAYQFVGGHQWSIPIFLFRYHAEVEAYIFDLARDPARVREISGRHGNDFIALGIDPATGQVVRFIAGEAKWRASLTPSVMDEMMLGGWTGPPEARVRSNDGVWNELNRGLTAPQGLEQMHRLLCEKAREQYAEAIVSLDRALLIGGAPLPRTDLIFVAGNKAARRNPGETYLPGAAPPVEYTAGRSLQVVELVVEGGVDLIERLYRSLWVNP
- a CDS encoding EVE domain-containing protein, which translates into the protein MVIVWRRVAHSNQILAGDMQEDAYRAWLATLTIVNKTTGNQISRIHRLEIAFGDLDIAFDADGMATVIAALQYSSKDGAAKKPLPPGIVSKGDYYRTMSTLRHAAGKYRSFRIWQAGNQPVMAVPETFAPLAQPKSAAGRSVPPTGYWIFQANPTRWDADAWTSSGERSLLYYVTPHDRDLIQLGDLGVIRRTAHRGTPAAIVALVEVVEATRQQPEPDPKFFIDPVLGAKPEYRVRLERLATFDEPVIAKDLPADESFDLLRKGLQWASTPFPAAGFAHLAQHAEFTPLDLAAIRGSRSHAGLKALQAMAASLPPKRRVVVSRRIERGLIGDMVKAARKHRCQVCEALGRDAVAFVKSSGEPYAEAHHVILVSTLQAGVLEASNVMVLCPNHHRQAHYGVFEVLAADGAGWILLVDGKTLTIPQTAIW
- a CDS encoding ArdC family protein, yielding MTRQRFRGDAQSPATRITQEIVARLEAGTKPWIKPWRGVPVSRPLRACGTPYRGMNVFWLWMVADMCGYASSYWMTYNQAQKLGAQVRKGEKSTIAIFYKSYTKEVEAPDTGETSEEARRVLKAYPVFNADQVENLPERFHPAATLDLVEPEGRELELDAFFGALPAVLRHQGDEAYYEPTADRITMPPAHLFSGFDHYYATLAHELSHWTGHASRLDRDLKNRFGTAAYAAEELIAELSSAMLGAELGLPVAHLDSHASYIGHWLKLLKEDDRAILTAAAKAEEASSLLLKLGGRGIAVIDEASVAALAA
- a CDS encoding DUF2493 domain-containing protein produces the protein MHTSFFDQLAGLDLAGFSIGPAPVTSTDFPVREAVVQTLEGVWSDLFALFSGTALEVDAEDLGWAFVNLFHRSAQRKSTSLDRATDEVRALVATADGSEIHTHELETQVERAQCAESAMLALEEMREVAAALYLNEFGSSWKPVSSSRFNHGAMLTSALVEGRDFMRARAEAKRRAAMPEGMPVVFAGGRIRHATEDEALTFANNVWATLDKVRERVADMVLVHGGDTKGVDRLASSWAERRQVPQVTFSLDMRLGARAGFKRNERMLSLDPRYVIAFPGNGVLERLVIEAKTRRITVVDRRGPLGTSPKAVPPSSE
- a CDS encoding DUF6878 family protein; its protein translation is MTDFKVALAEFSARQAEREAKAQIELQHLKLAVIPALRQAGIAKVEIRFDGSGDSGAVEEIVCLDAADSALACPETVLDPIPNDRPDEADLADPVLLPAALESLAYLALERHHPGWENNDGAGGHLEIDVEEASFVLECNVRFTDYNQHCTEL
- a CDS encoding DUF6915 family protein; the protein is MAHCYYHALSSVRKWGGTPDDYLPLHQWFDQSKAILADPRHRALRHHAEGIFMLEVLFGATIVNADGRTVPVRLIGEQHVRDDLGFIPSFADWARLIAPQAWMLRGHHFNDPLAAPGDQSELGSEPPVAGSHPAAGKSLRVEI
- a CDS encoding single-stranded DNA-binding protein, with the protein product MTNLVILVGRIARDPETRTTTGGTTITSISVVTDRPARKDGKTYKDENGYTAKDSEFHRVTCFNGLGQNVAKYCDKGQMVTVEGRIHYTQWEDKDGAKRYGCEIIADKVDFLSKPRSGNNEDAPPIDED
- a CDS encoding DUF6437 family protein, whose product is MARSKPSALDALKRLREQREELAQREIKLREDAAGELGKLLIECSAETLDPGKLRQLVRATMAIGIDAALERVSAGK